Proteins encoded within one genomic window of Amycolatopsis sp. 2-15:
- a CDS encoding ABC transporter permease, producing MSNTNGSGGVHTDPAALRELSELATAEQAEVGPDGAVAGYRAERTLRLGVELKRQFKRRRTQLVLGFVAILPFILVVAFEVGQSNPNRRSGGFVDLATASAPNFVVLALFVSGTFLLPMIVALFFGDTIASESSWSSLKYLLAIPVPRHRLLRQKAIVSGLLSAAALVLLPLVSLLVGVIWYGAGDAISPTGDAVTFGDSMIALLLSTVYIIIQLAWVAGLALLLSVSTDAPLGAVGGTVLVAILSQILDQITALEGLRNYLPTHYSFAWIDLISTDIDWSNMASGALSSLIYTTVFLLLAGRRFATRDITS from the coding sequence ATGAGCAACACCAACGGTTCGGGCGGGGTCCACACCGACCCCGCCGCCCTGCGGGAGCTGAGCGAGCTGGCGACGGCCGAGCAGGCCGAGGTCGGCCCGGACGGCGCCGTCGCGGGCTACCGCGCCGAGCGCACGCTGCGCCTCGGCGTGGAGCTGAAGCGGCAGTTCAAGCGGCGGCGCACCCAGCTGGTCCTGGGGTTCGTGGCGATTCTGCCGTTCATCCTCGTGGTGGCGTTCGAGGTCGGACAGTCGAACCCGAACCGCCGCTCGGGCGGGTTCGTGGACCTCGCCACCGCGAGCGCGCCGAACTTCGTGGTGCTCGCGCTGTTCGTGTCCGGCACGTTCCTGCTGCCGATGATCGTGGCGTTGTTCTTCGGCGACACGATCGCGAGCGAGTCGTCGTGGTCGAGCCTGAAGTACCTGCTGGCGATCCCGGTGCCGCGGCACCGGCTGCTGCGGCAGAAGGCGATCGTGTCGGGCCTGCTGTCCGCCGCGGCGCTGGTACTGCTGCCGCTGGTGTCGCTGCTGGTGGGCGTGATCTGGTACGGCGCGGGCGACGCGATCAGCCCCACGGGCGACGCGGTCACCTTCGGCGACAGCATGATCGCGCTCCTGCTGTCCACTGTGTACATCATCATCCAGCTGGCGTGGGTGGCCGGGCTGGCGCTGCTGCTCAGCGTCTCGACCGACGCCCCGCTGGGCGCGGTGGGCGGCACGGTGCTGGTGGCGATCCTGTCGCAGATCCTCGACCAGATCACCGCGCTCGAGGGGCTGCGCAACTACCTGCCCACGCACTACTCGTTCGCCTGGATCGACCTGATCTCCACCGACATCGACTGGTCGAACATGGCGAGCGGGGCGCTCTCGTCGCTCATCTACACCACGGTGTTCCTGCTGCTGGCCGGACGCCGGTTCGCGACGCGCGACATCACGAGCTGA
- a CDS encoding MmcQ/YjbR family DNA-binding protein yields the protein MRLDEVIEHCLGKPGAVETYPFGEHVLVVKVAGKAFAFIGLERPGSVGLKCGANREEAAELRERYPESVAVLDYLGRYGWNRVDLGASRTAAVPGEELRELLDASYTAVRAKLPKARRP from the coding sequence GTGCGGCTCGACGAGGTGATCGAGCACTGCCTGGGCAAGCCCGGTGCCGTGGAGACCTATCCGTTCGGGGAGCACGTGCTCGTGGTGAAGGTCGCCGGCAAGGCGTTCGCGTTCATCGGGCTGGAGCGGCCCGGGTCCGTGGGACTCAAGTGCGGCGCGAACCGCGAGGAGGCGGCCGAGCTGCGGGAGCGTTACCCGGAGTCGGTGGCCGTGCTCGACTACCTCGGGCGGTACGGCTGGAACCGGGTGGACCTGGGCGCGAGCCGAACCGCTGCGGTGCCCGGCGAGGAGCTGAGGGAGCTGCTCGACGCCTCCTACACGGCCGTGCGGGCGAAGTTGCCCAAGGCGCGCCGGCCCTGA
- the uvrB gene encoding excinuclease ABC subunit UvrB, producing MAFATEHPVLAQSDFRPVSDVPRSGGRFEVISEYTPAGDQPAAIDELERRVRAGEKDVVLLGATGTGKSATTAWLIERVQRPTLVMAPNKTLAAQLANELRELFPNNAVEYFVSYYDYYQPEAYIAQTDTYIEKDSSINDDVERLRHSATMNLLSRRDVIVVASVSCIYGLGTPQSYLDRSTKLAVGAQVDRDVLLRALVDVQYTRNDIAFARGTFRARGDTVEIIPAYEELAIRVEFFGDEIEKLYYLHPLTGDIVREVDEVRIFPATHYVAGPERMEKAIKGIEQELEQRLAELEKQGKLLEAQRLRMRTAYDIEMMRQVGFCSGIENYSRHIDGREAGSAPATLIDYFPDDFLLVIDESHQTVPQIGGMFEGDMSRKRNLVDYGFRLPSAVDNRPLTWEEFSDRIGQTVYLSATPGPYEMGQTGGEFVEQVIRPTGLVDPKVVVKPTEGQIDDLVHEIRERAEKDERVLVTTLTKKMSEDLTDYLLELGIRVRYLHSEVDTLRRVELLRQLRAGDFDVLVGINLLREGLDLPEVSLVAILDADKEGFLRSGTSLIQTIGRAARNVSGEVHMYADKITDSMQHAIDETDRRRAKQVAYNEERGVDPQPLRKKIADILDRVYSEADDSDQAVAVGGSGRNTSRGKKPEQGDRVRSSGMLVDKDVSGMPRAELADLIQQMTDQMMQAARDLQFELAARLRDEVSDLKKELRGMDAAGIH from the coding sequence GTGGCTTTCGCAACCGAACACCCCGTCCTCGCGCAGTCCGACTTCCGGCCGGTTTCCGACGTCCCCCGTTCCGGCGGCCGGTTCGAAGTGATCAGCGAGTACACACCCGCCGGCGACCAGCCGGCGGCCATCGACGAGCTCGAACGCCGGGTCAGGGCGGGCGAGAAGGACGTCGTGCTGCTGGGCGCCACGGGCACCGGCAAGTCGGCCACCACCGCGTGGCTGATCGAGCGCGTGCAGCGGCCCACGCTGGTCATGGCGCCGAACAAGACCCTGGCCGCGCAGCTGGCCAACGAGCTGCGGGAACTCTTCCCGAACAACGCGGTCGAGTATTTCGTCAGCTACTACGACTACTACCAGCCCGAGGCGTACATCGCGCAGACGGACACCTACATCGAGAAGGACTCGTCGATCAACGACGACGTCGAGCGGCTGCGCCACTCGGCCACGATGAACCTGCTCTCGCGCCGCGACGTGATCGTGGTGGCCAGCGTGTCCTGCATCTACGGTCTCGGCACCCCGCAGTCCTACCTCGACCGCTCGACCAAGCTCGCGGTCGGCGCGCAGGTGGACCGCGACGTGCTGCTGCGCGCGCTGGTCGACGTGCAGTACACGCGCAACGACATCGCGTTCGCGCGCGGCACCTTCCGCGCGCGGGGTGACACGGTGGAGATCATCCCGGCGTACGAGGAGCTGGCGATCCGCGTCGAGTTCTTCGGCGACGAGATCGAGAAGCTCTACTACCTGCACCCGCTGACCGGCGACATCGTGCGCGAGGTCGACGAGGTGCGGATCTTCCCGGCCACGCACTACGTCGCGGGGCCGGAGCGCATGGAGAAGGCGATCAAGGGCATCGAACAGGAGCTGGAGCAGCGCCTCGCCGAGCTGGAGAAGCAGGGCAAGCTGCTGGAGGCGCAGCGGCTGCGCATGCGCACGGCCTACGACATCGAGATGATGCGCCAGGTCGGGTTCTGCTCCGGCATCGAGAACTATTCGCGCCACATCGACGGCCGCGAGGCCGGCTCCGCACCCGCGACGCTGATCGACTACTTCCCGGACGACTTCCTGCTCGTGATCGACGAGTCGCACCAGACCGTGCCGCAGATCGGCGGCATGTTCGAGGGCGACATGTCGCGCAAGCGCAACCTCGTCGACTACGGGTTCCGGCTGCCGAGCGCGGTCGACAACCGGCCGCTGACGTGGGAGGAGTTCTCCGACCGCATCGGGCAGACGGTGTACCTGTCGGCCACGCCGGGCCCGTACGAGATGGGCCAGACGGGCGGCGAGTTCGTCGAGCAGGTCATCCGCCCGACCGGTCTGGTCGACCCGAAGGTGGTCGTGAAGCCCACCGAGGGCCAGATCGACGACCTGGTGCACGAGATCCGCGAGCGCGCCGAGAAGGACGAGCGGGTGCTGGTCACCACGCTCACGAAGAAGATGTCCGAGGACCTCACCGACTACCTGCTGGAGCTCGGCATCCGCGTGCGCTACCTGCACTCGGAGGTCGACACGCTGCGCCGCGTCGAGCTGCTGCGCCAGCTGCGCGCGGGCGACTTCGACGTGCTGGTCGGCATCAACCTGCTGCGCGAGGGCCTCGACCTGCCGGAGGTGTCGCTCGTCGCGATCCTCGACGCGGACAAGGAAGGCTTCCTGCGCAGCGGCACGTCGCTGATCCAGACGATCGGCCGCGCGGCGCGAAACGTGTCCGGTGAGGTCCACATGTACGCGGACAAGATCACCGACTCGATGCAGCACGCCATCGACGAGACCGACCGCCGCCGCGCGAAGCAGGTCGCCTACAACGAGGAACGCGGCGTCGACCCGCAGCCGCTGCGCAAGAAGATCGCCGACATCCTCGACCGCGTCTACAGCGAAGCCGACGACTCCGACCAGGCGGTCGCCGTCGGCGGCTCGGGCCGCAACACCTCGCGCGGCAAGAAACCCGAACAGGGCGACCGCGTGCGCAGCTCCGGCATGCTCGTGGACAAGGACGTGTCGGGCATGCCGCGCGCCGAGCTGGCCGACCTCATCCAGCAGATGACCGACCAGATGATGCAAGCCGCCCGCGACCTGCAGTTCGAGCTCGCCGCCCGCCTGCGCGACGAGGTGTCGGACCTGAAGAAGGAACTGCGCGGCATGGACGCGGCCGGCATCCACTGA
- a CDS encoding ABC transporter permease, giving the protein MTAVEAKLFLRDPGAPVTVVGIPLALLLVFGLMPGSSKPSAEFGGYAPLPTLIAPMAAAILIAMLAVMMFPAAVATYREKGVLKRLSASPVPPGRLLAAQLLVNLAAAAVAILLVLGVGRIALGMALPENLGGFLLVMVLGALALFSVGTLIAALAPTNRAASGIGAAAFFPMLALGGVWVPKEQLPPVLQHVADVLPLGATINGLREAAAGNSPELLQLGSLVAFAVVCSAIAARAFRWE; this is encoded by the coding sequence ATGACCGCCGTCGAGGCGAAGCTGTTCCTGCGCGACCCGGGGGCACCCGTCACCGTGGTCGGCATCCCGCTCGCGCTGCTGCTCGTGTTCGGCCTGATGCCGGGTTCGAGCAAGCCCAGCGCCGAGTTCGGCGGCTACGCGCCGCTGCCGACCCTGATCGCGCCGATGGCCGCGGCGATCCTCATCGCGATGCTCGCGGTGATGATGTTCCCGGCCGCCGTGGCCACCTATCGCGAGAAGGGCGTGCTCAAGCGCCTGTCCGCGAGCCCGGTGCCACCCGGGCGGCTGCTCGCCGCTCAGCTGCTCGTGAACCTCGCCGCCGCAGCGGTCGCGATCCTGCTCGTCCTGGGGGTGGGCAGGATCGCGCTCGGCATGGCGTTGCCGGAGAACCTCGGCGGGTTCCTGCTCGTGATGGTGCTCGGCGCGCTGGCGTTGTTCTCCGTCGGCACGCTGATCGCGGCGCTCGCGCCCACCAACCGCGCGGCCAGCGGCATCGGCGCCGCAGCGTTCTTCCCGATGCTCGCTCTCGGCGGCGTCTGGGTGCCGAAGGAGCAGCTGCCGCCCGTGCTGCAACACGTGGCCGACGTCCTCCCGCTCGGCGCGACCATCAACGGCCTGCGCGAAGCGGCCGCCGGGAACTCGCCCGAGCTGCTGCAGCTCGGTTCGCTCGTCGCCTTCGCCGTGGTCTGCTCGGCGATCGCGGCCCGCGCCTTCCGGTGGGAGTGA
- a CDS encoding ABC transporter ATP-binding protein — MPVIEVQHLHKTYGDKVAVDDVSFTVEPGEIFGILGPNGAGKTTTVECLEGLRTPDGGTLSVLGLDPRRDRHELRQRLGVQLQESRLPDRLRVGEALELYSSFYRKPADTERLLDLLGLTHQRDTAYKKLSGGQQQRLSIALALVGSPEIAVLDELTTGLDPQARRDTWDLVEAVRDEGVTVVLVTHFMEEAERLCDRIAVIDSGRVVAIDTPAGLVRQVGDEQRIRFRPSAPVDLAQLAALPDVLEVERHGSQLVVTGRATALQTVTSFLARNQVLAGDLRVDQANLDDAFVALTGRKLD; from the coding sequence ATGCCGGTGATCGAGGTCCAGCACCTCCACAAGACCTACGGGGACAAGGTCGCGGTGGACGACGTGTCGTTCACCGTCGAGCCGGGCGAGATCTTCGGGATCCTCGGCCCGAACGGCGCCGGCAAGACCACCACGGTCGAGTGCCTGGAAGGCCTGCGCACGCCCGACGGCGGCACGCTGTCGGTGCTCGGGCTCGACCCGCGCCGCGACCGGCACGAGCTGCGCCAGCGCCTGGGCGTGCAGCTGCAGGAGAGCCGGCTGCCCGACCGGCTGCGCGTGGGCGAGGCGCTGGAGCTGTACTCGTCCTTCTACCGCAAGCCGGCCGACACCGAGCGCCTGCTCGACCTGCTGGGGCTCACGCACCAGCGCGACACCGCTTACAAGAAGCTCTCGGGCGGGCAGCAGCAGCGCCTGTCGATCGCGCTCGCGCTCGTCGGCAGCCCCGAGATCGCGGTGCTCGACGAGCTCACCACGGGCCTCGACCCGCAGGCCCGGCGCGACACGTGGGACCTGGTCGAGGCGGTGCGCGACGAGGGCGTGACGGTCGTGCTCGTCACCCACTTCATGGAGGAGGCCGAGCGTCTCTGCGACCGCATCGCCGTGATCGACTCGGGCCGCGTGGTCGCGATCGACACGCCCGCCGGGCTGGTCCGCCAGGTCGGCGACGAGCAGCGCATCCGGTTCCGCCCGTCGGCGCCGGTCGACCTCGCGCAGCTCGCGGCGCTACCCGACGTGCTCGAAGTCGAGCGCCACGGCTCGCAGCTGGTGGTCACGGGGCGCGCCACCGCGCTGCAGACCGTGACGTCGTTCCTCGCCCGCAACCAGGTGCTCGCGGGCGACCTGCGCGTGGACCAGGCGAACCTTGACGACGCCTTCGTCGCGCTGACCGGCCGGAAACTGGACTGA
- a CDS encoding S28 family serine protease yields the protein MRRLLTVLSTAVLAAVGLTPVASAAGDGDIAAALATVPGLTVVKEDPAPAGYRFFELTFTQPADHRHPGGPKFEQRYTLLHRDFSAPTVAFTSGYNVSLSPNRSEPTRIVDGNQLSMEYRYFTPSRPQPADWSHDLTIWQAAADEHAAVQAFKKIYPGKWLATGGSKGGMTATYFRRFFPDDVNGTIPYVAPNDVIDPLDKYNRFLANVGDPACRASLKALQRDALKRRDELGALAADDAARKGYTFTTVGSIDESLEISVIDSYFAFWQYQPASACASIPRAGAPAADVWAWFEQVESLNTYSDQELEPFVPYYYQAAVQLGSPEAYDSYLRDLLRYPGTDVPSTFVPASVKLPRFDFLAMPDVDFWVKAHGRQLLFVYGSNDPWGAEPFELGYGSRDSYRYFVPGGNHGSTIAQLPAAQAAEATATIRRWAGLPAASSRSLASAAAPAAFPDFDANQVLADRPRL from the coding sequence GTGCGCAGGCTGCTCACCGTCTTGTCCACCGCCGTGCTGGCGGCCGTGGGGCTCACGCCGGTCGCGAGCGCGGCCGGCGACGGGGACATCGCGGCCGCGCTGGCCACCGTCCCCGGCCTCACGGTGGTGAAAGAGGACCCGGCGCCGGCGGGCTACCGGTTCTTCGAGCTGACGTTCACGCAGCCGGCCGACCACCGCCACCCCGGCGGGCCGAAGTTCGAGCAGCGGTACACGCTGCTGCACCGCGATTTCTCCGCGCCGACAGTCGCGTTCACCAGCGGGTACAACGTGTCCCTGTCGCCGAACCGCTCCGAGCCGACGCGGATCGTGGACGGCAACCAGCTTTCGATGGAGTACCGCTACTTCACGCCTTCGCGGCCGCAGCCGGCGGACTGGTCGCATGACCTCACGATCTGGCAGGCCGCGGCCGACGAGCACGCCGCCGTGCAGGCGTTCAAGAAGATCTACCCGGGCAAGTGGCTCGCGACGGGCGGCAGCAAGGGCGGGATGACCGCCACGTACTTCCGGCGGTTCTTCCCCGACGACGTCAACGGCACGATCCCCTACGTCGCGCCCAACGACGTGATCGACCCGCTCGACAAGTACAACCGCTTCCTCGCGAACGTCGGCGACCCCGCGTGCCGCGCTTCGCTCAAGGCTCTTCAGCGTGACGCGCTCAAGCGGCGTGACGAGCTGGGCGCGCTGGCCGCGGACGACGCCGCCCGCAAGGGCTACACGTTCACCACGGTGGGCTCGATCGACGAGTCCCTGGAGATCTCGGTGATCGACTCGTACTTCGCGTTCTGGCAGTACCAGCCGGCGTCGGCGTGCGCGTCGATCCCTCGCGCGGGTGCGCCGGCGGCCGACGTGTGGGCGTGGTTCGAGCAGGTGGAGAGCCTCAACACGTACTCCGATCAGGAGCTCGAGCCGTTCGTGCCGTACTACTACCAGGCCGCGGTGCAGCTCGGCTCGCCCGAGGCGTATGACAGCTACCTGCGCGACCTGCTGCGCTACCCGGGCACCGACGTGCCTTCGACGTTCGTGCCCGCGTCGGTGAAGTTGCCGCGCTTCGACTTCCTGGCGATGCCGGACGTCGACTTCTGGGTGAAGGCGCACGGCCGGCAGCTGCTGTTCGTCTACGGCTCGAACGACCCGTGGGGCGCCGAGCCGTTCGAGCTCGGGTACGGCTCGCGCGATTCCTACCGCTACTTCGTGCCGGGCGGCAACCACGGTTCGACGATCGCGCAGCTGCCGGCCGCGCAGGCCGCGGAGGCGACCGCGACGATCCGCCGCTGGGCCGGCCTGCCGGCCGCTTCTTCGCGATCGCTGGCGTCGGCGGCGGCTCCCGCGGCTTTCCCGGACTTCGACGCGAACCAGGTTTTGGCGGACCGCCCGCGTCTGTGA
- a CDS encoding VOC family protein, translating to MARPVHFEIHAGDPQRAVAFYTAVFGWQIEQWGEVPYWVVSTGDGEGIDGGLLPRRGPAPAEDAPVSGFVNTIEVTDVDATIDAVAKAGGTMALAKDPVPGVGWLAYCKDTEGNVFGVLQPDENAPAPDRP from the coding sequence ATGGCCCGGCCCGTCCACTTCGAAATCCACGCCGGCGACCCGCAGCGCGCGGTCGCCTTCTACACCGCCGTGTTCGGCTGGCAGATCGAACAGTGGGGCGAGGTCCCGTACTGGGTCGTCTCCACCGGCGACGGCGAAGGCATCGACGGCGGCCTCCTCCCCCGGCGCGGCCCCGCCCCCGCCGAGGACGCCCCGGTCTCCGGCTTCGTCAACACGATCGAGGTCACCGACGTCGACGCCACCATCGACGCCGTCGCCAAAGCGGGCGGCACCATGGCGCTGGCGAAGGACCCGGTGCCGGGCGTCGGCTGGCTCGCGTACTGCAAGGACACCGAGGGCAACGTCTTCGGCGTGCTCCAGCCCGACGAGAACGCTCCCGCTCCTGACCGACCCTGA
- a CDS encoding DUF402 domain-containing protein, protein MTDVHPPKLESFDPAAGVNVDPKGIEREVEEFRTEPFGLYLARPTPGREQFHYLESWLLPGLGLRITDFWFNPGHERDQTFYLDVVRVRREGTRWFSTDLYLDLVLKDKVSVRVIDSDELLAAVSAGLLPQAEGEYALETAYTTVEGLAAHGYDLAAWLSTKDISATWRRHP, encoded by the coding sequence ATGACCGACGTGCACCCGCCGAAACTGGAGAGCTTCGACCCGGCCGCCGGCGTCAACGTGGACCCCAAGGGCATCGAACGGGAAGTGGAGGAGTTCCGGACCGAGCCGTTCGGGCTGTACCTCGCGCGCCCGACGCCGGGGCGTGAGCAGTTCCACTACCTCGAGTCGTGGCTGCTGCCGGGCCTCGGCCTGCGCATCACCGACTTCTGGTTCAACCCCGGCCACGAACGCGACCAGACCTTCTACCTCGACGTGGTGCGCGTGCGCCGCGAAGGCACCCGGTGGTTCTCCACGGACCTCTACCTCGACCTCGTGCTCAAGGACAAGGTCTCCGTGCGGGTGATCGACTCCGACGAGCTGCTCGCCGCCGTCTCCGCCGGCCTGCTGCCCCAGGCCGAAGGCGAGTACGCGCTCGAAACCGCCTACACCACCGTCGAAGGGCTCGCCGCGCACGGCTACGACCTCGCGGCTTGGCTGTCCACAAAGGACATCTCCGCGACCTGGCGCCGGCACCCCTAG
- a CDS encoding enoyl-CoA hydratase/isomerase family protein — MTIHLAVDDSVAVLTLEHGRGNTLDTATCRELVLKLEEAADGAKAAVLTGSGDMFSAGVDLLSIDAGGAAYVREFLPALSDALLAVFGFPHPLVAAVNGHAIAGGMVLAAGCDHRVAAAGPGRVGVTELLVGVPFPLAATEILRCAYGTNPLAALMYSGATLTIDDALARGLVDEVAAPEEVLGRARELAARLGELPAEAFAHTKAQLRQPYHERIAENRASDDVHVDRMWRSAESLANVKSYVDRVLKR; from the coding sequence GTGACCATCCACCTCGCAGTCGACGACAGCGTCGCCGTGCTCACGCTGGAGCACGGCCGCGGCAACACCCTCGACACCGCCACCTGCCGGGAGCTCGTGCTCAAGCTCGAGGAGGCGGCCGACGGCGCGAAGGCCGCGGTGCTGACCGGATCGGGCGACATGTTCTCCGCGGGCGTCGACCTGCTCAGCATCGACGCGGGCGGCGCGGCCTACGTCCGCGAGTTCCTGCCCGCGCTCTCCGACGCGCTGCTGGCGGTCTTCGGCTTCCCGCACCCGCTCGTGGCCGCGGTCAACGGCCACGCGATCGCGGGCGGGATGGTGCTGGCCGCGGGGTGCGACCACCGCGTGGCCGCCGCCGGCCCCGGACGCGTCGGCGTGACCGAGCTGCTCGTGGGTGTGCCGTTCCCGCTGGCCGCGACGGAGATCCTGCGGTGCGCGTACGGCACGAATCCGCTCGCCGCGCTCATGTACAGCGGCGCGACGCTGACCATCGACGACGCCCTCGCCCGCGGCCTGGTCGACGAGGTGGCGGCGCCGGAAGAGGTGCTCGGCCGGGCCCGTGAGCTCGCCGCCCGCCTCGGCGAGCTGCCGGCCGAGGCGTTCGCCCACACCAAGGCGCAGCTGCGCCAGCCCTACCACGAGCGGATCGCGGAGAACCGCGCCTCCGACGACGTGCACGTGGACCGGATGTGGCGTTCGGCGGAGTCGCTGGCGAACGTCAAGTCCTATGTAGACCGTGTGCTGAAGCGCTAG